In one Candidatus Rickettsiella isopodorum genomic region, the following are encoded:
- a CDS encoding type IVB secretion system apparatus protein IcmL/DotI, with protein MKEDALQVVKLRNEFYRDNYRKVVAALMFSFFVILILAGALFYIVTHPPAPRYFATSSDGRVVPLVPFSQPNLSNAAVLEWSNTAATAAYSYNFVNYRQALQQAADYFTPEGKQMFFSAIKSSNNLQAVISKKLIVSAVATGVPVILEQGLLAGRYTWKVQIPMLITFQSASQFSQQAVTVTMLIVRVSTLTSPRGIGIAQFIVSGGGGITG; from the coding sequence ATGAAAGAAGATGCCCTACAAGTCGTTAAGTTACGTAACGAATTTTATCGGGATAATTATAGAAAAGTTGTCGCCGCTTTAATGTTTAGTTTTTTTGTTATATTAATTTTAGCGGGCGCCTTATTTTATATCGTGACACATCCGCCGGCACCCCGTTATTTTGCAACCAGTAGTGATGGTCGTGTTGTTCCTTTGGTGCCTTTTTCGCAACCGAATTTAAGCAATGCTGCCGTATTGGAATGGTCTAATACCGCAGCAACGGCAGCCTATAGTTATAACTTCGTTAATTATCGACAAGCGCTACAACAAGCGGCTGATTATTTTACGCCAGAAGGAAAACAAATGTTTTTTTCGGCGATAAAAAGTTCGAATAATTTGCAAGCCGTGATTAGTAAAAAATTAATTGTCTCGGCTGTGGCGACAGGTGTTCCAGTCATATTAGAACAAGGTTTATTAGCAGGTCGTTATACTTGGAAAGTGCAAATTCCGATGCTCATTACTTTCCAAAGCGCCAGTCAGTTTTCTCAACAAGCCGTGACAGTCACGATGTTAATCGTTCGAGTTTCGACGTTAACATCGCCACGTGGTATCGGTATTGCGCAATTTATTGTATCGGGAGGCGGGGGAATAACCGGTTAA
- a CDS encoding type IV secretion protein IcmD — MSVYFYTSLALAADTDDNLGKVASTITGSFGQLAKLITAGAYMAGIGFCMASMLKFKAHKDNPTQIPIGTPIALLFIGAALIFLPNIFRIAGYTIFGGTSGAGGVSGTTGLSGSL, encoded by the coding sequence ATGAGCGTCTATTTTTATACCAGTTTAGCGTTAGCTGCGGATACAGATGATAATTTAGGCAAGGTGGCTAGCACGATTACGGGTTCTTTTGGTCAACTGGCTAAATTGATTACGGCAGGGGCTTATATGGCGGGTATTGGTTTTTGTATGGCTTCGATGCTGAAGTTTAAAGCACATAAAGATAATCCTACACAAATCCCTATTGGAACACCGATTGCTTTATTGTTTATTGGTGCCGCATTAATCTTCCTCCCGAATATATTCCGTATTGCCGGGTACACGATTTTTGGTGGAACCAGTGGCGCAGGGGGTGTTAGTGGTACGACAGGGCTTTCAGGAAGTTTATAA
- the icmJ gene encoding type IVB secretion system protein IcmJDotN produces MYPIKLNVNPHGWRLFMQRKLDRRFEEFSQKIWQRDEFACKFCGLQSKKHQEIINLDQNYHNNKMSNLVTACSLCTQCFFLESVETYGGGILIYLPEVSQNHLNGFCHLLFTAMNNETKYKETAQNAYRNLKLRAQVIEDEWGAQLQEPAVFGQLIIESENKSLLDKKIFSAIRLLPSRAGFRYQSTDWSRSITTILQ; encoded by the coding sequence ATGTATCCCATTAAATTAAATGTAAATCCACATGGCTGGCGTCTTTTTATGCAACGTAAATTAGATCGGCGCTTTGAGGAATTTAGTCAAAAAATTTGGCAACGTGATGAGTTCGCTTGTAAATTTTGTGGTTTACAATCAAAAAAACATCAAGAAATAATTAACTTGGATCAAAATTATCATAACAATAAAATGTCTAATTTAGTAACCGCTTGTAGTTTATGCACACAATGCTTTTTTTTAGAATCGGTCGAAACGTATGGTGGAGGCATTTTAATTTATTTACCCGAAGTATCGCAAAATCATTTAAATGGTTTTTGTCATTTATTGTTTACAGCAATGAATAATGAAACCAAGTATAAAGAGACAGCGCAAAATGCGTATCGAAATTTAAAGTTACGTGCTCAAGTGATAGAAGACGAATGGGGTGCGCAATTGCAGGAACCGGCTGTTTTCGGCCAACTTATCATTGAGTCAGAAAATAAGAGTTTACTAGACAAGAAAATTTTTAGCGCTATTCGCTTATTACCTTCACGAGCAGGATTTAGGTATCAAAGTACAGATTGGTCACGTTCAATAACAACTATTTTACAATAA
- a CDS encoding type IV secretion protein IcmB — protein sequence MAKFLNSFLDGIDSFLAWLSTSLKQTVESYCDLETADSPSVLVAHDGSLISVIQILGVTQLIGTTEFQRLHEGLTQTLQIALSRSGHALQVLFQYDRQVVSDLIKEILEPGKQTSQRLNLELNDLFAERVNFLAKHCASESVYFVCWTRPTSLTTEQHQRSTKDKLKFIREKKIPPSTLTQNVIAAIPDLRDTHDAFIRSIRHDLADLNIAANLLEVHDALHAIRSVADPAFTDKNWRPALPGDKISLKEYDRSRNTISDILWPSLARQVLPRDAENLDLRTVRFGDKIYSCVFIDLLPKEIKTFNALLQRTLSARIPWRISFFVESDGLRTIKLRSTLASILSFSSAQNRLLSDANNLLQYVAINTDDAVVRLRVAACTWAPEGQIGLLRTRAAELAKAIEGWGSCDVSEVSGDPFGGLASTLLGISAESVATPTILPFSQVVYMLPITRPASPWKTGAQLFRSPDGKPWPFQPGSSEQTTWIDLIYARPGSGKSVLSNTLNLALCLAGGLQRLPRIAIIDIGPSSSGLISLLREALPVANRHWVAYHRLRMTADYSINPFDTQLGCRYPTPQERSFLVNFLTLLTTPLGAVKPYDAISDMAGLVIDELYKSLSDEGLPYPYTSGIEPLVDGILEEMGFIADQRTTWWEVTDALFISGFPHEAMLAQRYAMPLLADAAAICRTPIIEDLYGKITAPTGESLINAFARMISSAIREYPILSRVTRFDLGEARIVSLDLDEVAKSGGDAADRQTAVMYMLARYILARNYYLSEENLNDIASQYRDYHKQRIAELRDDPKRIVFDEFHRTSKAKAVRDQVIVDMREGRKWNVQIALLSQSLDDFDEVMVEFATSIYIMDAGPAQSIEKSVETFGLSPTAKIALRTRVHGPREGGATFLAQFATKEGMNTQLLTLTLGPIELWAFSTTVEDVSLRNRLYHNLGPVEARRILARLFPNGSIKKLVERRLAAIKEDYGVITEDSSLGIIEQIAEEILLNYRKDPELSSVVVT from the coding sequence ATGGCTAAATTTCTAAATTCATTTTTAGATGGAATAGATTCTTTCCTTGCCTGGTTGAGCACATCACTTAAGCAGACAGTGGAGTCCTATTGCGATTTAGAAACTGCCGATAGCCCTAGTGTGCTCGTTGCCCATGATGGCTCGCTTATTTCGGTCATTCAGATTTTAGGTGTGACACAACTCATAGGAACGACTGAATTTCAGCGTTTGCACGAAGGGTTAACACAAACGTTGCAAATTGCGCTTTCACGTTCGGGTCATGCGCTGCAGGTTTTATTTCAATATGATAGACAAGTTGTTTCTGACCTAATAAAAGAAATTTTAGAACCAGGGAAGCAAACCAGTCAACGATTAAATTTAGAGTTAAATGATTTATTTGCTGAACGAGTTAATTTTCTCGCGAAGCATTGTGCCTCTGAAAGTGTTTATTTTGTTTGTTGGACACGACCGACTAGCTTAACCACGGAACAACATCAGCGCTCCACTAAAGATAAATTAAAATTTATTCGCGAAAAAAAAATTCCTCCTTCCACGTTGACGCAAAATGTCATTGCGGCCATACCCGATTTGCGTGATACGCATGATGCATTTATCCGTTCGATACGCCATGATTTAGCGGATTTAAATATTGCGGCCAATTTATTAGAAGTCCATGATGCACTGCATGCGATTCGCTCAGTAGCTGATCCTGCTTTTACCGATAAAAATTGGCGCCCCGCATTACCAGGCGATAAAATATCACTGAAAGAATATGACCGATCACGCAATACGATTTCTGATATTTTATGGCCCTCTTTAGCACGCCAAGTATTACCCCGTGATGCCGAGAATTTAGATTTAAGGACCGTACGCTTTGGCGATAAAATTTATTCTTGTGTTTTTATTGATCTTTTACCCAAGGAGATAAAAACTTTCAATGCCTTATTGCAACGTACTTTATCTGCAAGAATTCCATGGCGGATTTCTTTCTTTGTAGAAAGTGATGGCTTGCGTACTATTAAATTACGATCGACATTGGCTTCTATATTAAGTTTTTCTTCAGCGCAAAATCGCTTGCTGAGTGATGCCAATAATTTGTTGCAATATGTGGCGATTAATACAGATGATGCGGTAGTGAGATTACGCGTAGCGGCATGCACCTGGGCGCCCGAGGGACAAATAGGTTTATTACGTACTCGCGCGGCAGAATTAGCTAAAGCCATCGAAGGTTGGGGTTCCTGTGATGTCTCTGAGGTTTCTGGTGATCCCTTTGGTGGACTTGCTTCAACGCTGCTAGGTATATCCGCAGAAAGTGTTGCCACACCAACCATACTGCCTTTTTCTCAGGTCGTTTATATGTTACCAATTACACGACCAGCGTCGCCATGGAAGACGGGTGCCCAATTATTTCGGAGTCCTGATGGTAAGCCTTGGCCATTTCAGCCCGGTTCAAGTGAACAAACCACCTGGATCGATCTGATTTACGCGCGTCCTGGCTCAGGAAAATCAGTACTATCCAATACATTAAATTTAGCGCTTTGTTTGGCGGGTGGTTTACAACGTTTACCACGTATTGCCATTATTGATATCGGCCCTTCAAGTAGCGGGTTGATTTCTTTATTACGCGAAGCATTACCGGTGGCGAATCGACATTGGGTGGCGTATCACCGTTTGCGCATGACAGCGGATTATTCGATTAATCCATTTGATACGCAATTGGGTTGTCGTTACCCAACACCACAAGAGCGTAGCTTTTTAGTTAATTTTTTAACTTTATTAACTACGCCGTTAGGTGCAGTTAAACCTTACGATGCTATTTCTGATATGGCGGGTTTGGTTATCGATGAACTTTACAAAAGTCTTTCTGATGAGGGGCTGCCTTATCCGTATACTTCGGGTATTGAACCCTTAGTGGATGGAATTCTAGAGGAAATGGGTTTTATTGCGGATCAGCGTACGACTTGGTGGGAAGTGACGGATGCGTTGTTTATTTCAGGTTTTCCACATGAAGCTATGTTGGCACAACGCTATGCAATGCCTTTACTTGCCGATGCAGCCGCTATATGTCGCACGCCTATCATAGAAGATTTGTATGGGAAAATAACCGCGCCGACTGGCGAAAGTTTAATTAATGCCTTTGCACGGATGATTTCCAGTGCGATTCGAGAATATCCGATTTTATCACGCGTGACGCGTTTTGATTTGGGTGAAGCAAGGATAGTCTCATTAGATTTGGATGAGGTGGCAAAAAGCGGTGGTGATGCAGCAGATAGACAAACCGCTGTTATGTATATGCTGGCACGTTATATACTCGCGCGAAATTATTATTTGAGTGAAGAAAATTTAAATGATATTGCCAGCCAATATCGTGACTACCACAAACAACGTATTGCAGAATTGCGCGATGACCCTAAGCGTATAGTCTTTGATGAATTTCATCGGACCTCAAAAGCCAAAGCCGTTCGTGATCAAGTGATCGTGGATATGCGTGAAGGCCGCAAATGGAATGTCCAGATTGCTTTACTTTCTCAATCGCTAGATGATTTTGATGAAGTGATGGTAGAGTTCGCCACGTCGATTTATATTATGGATGCCGGTCCTGCACAATCCATTGAGAAATCAGTAGAAACCTTTGGTTTGTCCCCTACCGCTAAAATTGCATTGCGAACACGTGTGCATGGTCCACGTGAAGGCGGCGCTACCTTCTTAGCGCAATTTGCGACAAAAGAAGGGATGAATACCCAATTGTTAACATTAACGCTAGGTCCTATCGAATTATGGGCGTTTAGTACGACGGTAGAAGACGTAAGTTTACGTAATCGGCTTTATCATAATTTGGGGCCGGTAGAAGCGCGACGTATATTAGCCCGTTTATTTCCCAATGGGAGTATTAAAAAATTGGTCGAAAGACGTTTAGCTGCCATAAAAGAGGATTACGGTGTCATTACTGAAGATTCTAGCCTAGGAATTATTGAGCAAATTGCAGAGGAAATCCTGCTTAATTATCGTAAAGATCCAGAGTTATCCTCAGTGGTGGTGACTTAA
- a CDS encoding 5-fold beta-flower protein, with the protein MKLQLQNIANLFKNIRTRSIILVTACILVFGFLYGFMHFTNKKTSVEDTSIQLKGSPNIESVPGGLKQSPPADYQRLQAQQNLEQAAIAEKTGASSIPTLLDSNQFNQNGGLPCPMVSSPCEACAKYMACAGIQSTAASLSLQPSQLKSGTLIYNAQGKVIGHLGMDGKVRDRNGQIIGQVGPDGLVRSEDGTVIGSAAVPAMGDPIYDLAGRLIGTVDRDGKVRDAKGRVIGIVGPDGIVRNLKGAVIGKVVVPKASIVIPAYGKKGHLIGTVDADGKLRDANGHIIGEVDADGTVRNSEGDIIGKTGVNMIGAPVYDSEGHLLGTLGADGKLRDAAGNVMGEVDANGIVRNSAGKIIGHAYLKGTHEKRHAIPGTPVYNHQGKLIGTLDSDAEVRNTQGKVIGKLDSDGLVRGLHDEIIGKLGATAPGTPVYDSQGHLVGSVGNDGLLRDVQGKALGKLGAGGVVRDAQSNPIGSITPPHRNTASVTNNNETATHAAVSLLSDTASNPNPELRSILDRQAQQISAQKADQLQQQMQTSMSTQASQLFAAWTSPNQQYVAGMPELNRLGNGLTGTLSGEANTKAPAVKAGTIMYAVLLTAVNSDEPGPVLAEIVQGKFKGARLMGALSNQGQKVLLSFNTLTLPKLSESVPISTVAIDENTARTALSSDTNNHYWLRYGTLFASAFLQGYGQSFLDYGNTYAGAVVINPTNQPINLSPRERAFVGLGQVGQQYASALRSLFNTPPTVKVFSGTPVGILFLSDLPALPTS; encoded by the coding sequence ATGAAACTTCAATTGCAAAATATTGCCAATTTATTTAAAAATATCCGTACACGTAGCATTATTCTAGTAACAGCGTGCATCCTTGTATTTGGTTTTTTATATGGATTTATGCATTTTACGAATAAAAAAACATCCGTCGAAGATACTTCGATACAGCTGAAAGGGTCCCCCAATATTGAATCAGTTCCTGGTGGATTAAAGCAATCACCCCCCGCGGATTACCAACGTTTGCAAGCCCAACAAAATCTTGAACAAGCGGCTATCGCTGAAAAAACGGGTGCGAGTTCTATCCCCACTTTACTCGACTCTAATCAGTTTAATCAAAATGGTGGTTTACCTTGCCCAATGGTCAGTTCACCGTGTGAGGCCTGCGCAAAATATATGGCATGTGCGGGTATACAGTCGACAGCGGCCAGTTTATCTCTGCAACCGAGTCAATTAAAATCGGGAACATTAATTTATAACGCACAAGGAAAAGTTATTGGTCATCTTGGTATGGATGGTAAGGTACGAGATAGGAATGGACAAATTATCGGCCAAGTAGGTCCTGATGGTTTAGTCCGATCAGAAGATGGAACGGTTATCGGTAGTGCTGCAGTCCCGGCGATGGGCGATCCTATTTATGATCTGGCGGGTCGGTTAATAGGTACGGTAGATCGAGATGGAAAAGTCAGGGATGCAAAAGGTCGTGTGATAGGCATAGTGGGCCCTGATGGTATTGTACGTAATCTAAAAGGGGCAGTGATTGGTAAAGTGGTTGTTCCCAAAGCCAGCATTGTTATTCCAGCCTATGGTAAAAAAGGCCATCTGATCGGTACGGTGGATGCCGATGGTAAATTAAGAGATGCCAACGGTCATATTATTGGTGAAGTCGATGCGGATGGCACTGTTCGTAATTCTGAGGGCGATATTATCGGTAAAACGGGTGTTAACATGATAGGTGCTCCTGTTTATGATTCCGAAGGTCATTTGCTGGGTACGCTTGGTGCCGATGGTAAGTTAAGAGATGCCGCAGGAAATGTGATGGGTGAAGTCGATGCAAACGGAATTGTGCGTAATTCAGCCGGTAAAATTATTGGTCATGCTTACTTAAAAGGAACACATGAAAAAAGACATGCTATTCCAGGTACACCTGTTTACAATCATCAGGGTAAATTAATAGGGACGCTTGATAGTGATGCTGAAGTTCGTAATACACAGGGAAAGGTGATTGGTAAGTTAGATAGTGATGGTTTGGTACGCGGATTACATGATGAAATTATAGGAAAACTCGGCGCAACTGCACCCGGTACGCCTGTTTATGATAGTCAAGGCCATTTAGTGGGAAGTGTAGGTAACGATGGCCTGCTTAGAGACGTACAAGGTAAAGCCTTAGGGAAATTAGGCGCGGGTGGAGTTGTGCGCGATGCACAAAGTAATCCTATTGGTAGTATTACACCACCCCACAGAAATACGGCGTCAGTAACAAACAATAATGAGACAGCAACCCATGCTGCTGTTAGTTTACTCTCTGACACGGCGAGTAACCCTAATCCAGAATTACGGAGCATTTTAGATAGACAAGCGCAACAAATTTCAGCCCAAAAAGCCGATCAATTACAACAACAAATGCAAACTTCGATGAGTACACAAGCAAGTCAGCTTTTTGCGGCTTGGACTTCGCCCAATCAGCAATATGTAGCAGGAATGCCGGAGTTAAATCGACTGGGGAATGGTTTAACGGGTACATTGTCTGGAGAAGCAAACACCAAAGCGCCTGCCGTAAAAGCAGGGACTATTATGTATGCGGTACTATTAACGGCAGTCAATAGTGATGAGCCAGGACCGGTACTTGCAGAGATTGTACAAGGCAAATTTAAAGGCGCCCGTTTAATGGGTGCATTAAGCAATCAAGGTCAAAAGGTTTTACTTTCCTTTAATACCTTAACCCTACCCAAATTATCCGAAAGTGTTCCGATTAGTACCGTTGCTATTGATGAGAATACCGCGCGTACCGCTTTATCCAGCGATACCAATAATCACTATTGGTTACGTTATGGGACTTTATTTGCTTCTGCTTTTCTCCAAGGTTATGGTCAATCCTTTTTAGATTATGGTAACACTTATGCCGGTGCGGTGGTTATTAACCCAACTAATCAACCGATTAATCTATCGCCACGTGAGAGAGCTTTTGTTGGTTTAGGTCAAGTGGGTCAGCAATATGCGTCAGCATTAAGAAGCCTATTCAATACGCCACCGACAGTGAAGGTTTTTTCTGGAACACCGGTGGGTATATTATTTCTTTCTGATTTACCCGCATTACCAACGAGTTAA
- a CDS encoding DotH/IcmK family type IV secretion protein has translation MYFFTDQKRKFRTIFNFLALIVLISISAVSFAAAENSAKQDSSSASNSVEASADNDKASVSIQSLNKAAFGSMAQTMLPMSPEQIKRLRGLFNQTQAAAATTPGTPPRPTISSQYVKLEPGATPTVIRLAEGYVTTLAFLDSTGQSWPVDNYDIGNPQAFNIQWDKKSNLLMIQATSLYNVGNLAVQLRGLETPVMVTLISGQKAVDYRVDLRVPGNGPNAKALLGRNLPQSADPALLNILEGVPPPGNTALKISGGLAQAWLAGDHLYLRTRLTLISPAWIATMSSPDGMKAYEMPKTPLILGFEDGQSIQLKVEGF, from the coding sequence ATGTATTTTTTTACTGATCAAAAAAGAAAGTTTCGCACTATTTTTAACTTTTTAGCACTGATAGTCTTAATCAGCATTTCGGCGGTGTCGTTTGCAGCGGCAGAAAATTCAGCTAAACAAGATTCTTCTTCCGCTAGCAATTCAGTAGAGGCAAGTGCTGATAACGATAAAGCGTCTGTTTCGATACAATCCCTTAATAAAGCGGCATTTGGGTCGATGGCGCAAACGATGTTACCGATGTCGCCGGAACAAATAAAACGCTTAAGAGGACTTTTTAATCAAACCCAAGCGGCTGCTGCTACAACACCTGGCACGCCACCGCGGCCTACTATTTCATCTCAATATGTGAAGTTAGAACCTGGTGCGACACCGACGGTTATCCGTTTAGCCGAAGGTTATGTGACGACACTCGCGTTTCTTGACTCAACCGGTCAATCCTGGCCTGTGGACAATTATGATATTGGTAATCCACAAGCATTTAATATCCAATGGGATAAAAAAAGTAATTTGTTGATGATACAAGCGACTTCCTTATATAACGTTGGAAATCTTGCGGTACAGTTACGTGGTTTAGAAACACCGGTGATGGTGACACTGATTTCGGGTCAAAAAGCGGTAGATTACCGAGTGGATTTACGTGTTCCTGGCAATGGTCCTAATGCAAAAGCACTCTTAGGAAGAAATCTACCGCAAAGCGCTGATCCAGCCTTATTAAATATCTTAGAAGGTGTTCCACCCCCAGGAAATACCGCATTAAAAATTTCAGGAGGCCTTGCTCAAGCTTGGTTGGCGGGTGATCATCTTTATTTGCGAACACGTTTAACCTTAATTTCACCCGCCTGGATTGCTACGATGTCGAGTCCAGATGGCATGAAGGCCTATGAAATGCCCAAAACACCCCTTATTTTGGGTTTTGAAGATGGACAGTCTATCCAATTAAAAGTTGAAGGATTTTAA
- a CDS encoding ankyrin repeat domain-containing protein, which translates to MFKNNLKKKDLKNNEEYLLRRYAADGEFNAVQEILNKNKNKKNSCFNINAQSSNGNTALHWACFNAKENHGGYSEAYNETIRLLIQSGASHLIKNKCGKIPHDFLQDLHVNVDRSTLPQELREKISCYFTLVNELLKIECTKITSSEELEGELASATAFHFIISSLKLSEFFPPENNHQNTFTILSLACGISTEIIPLIMYFQYQNKKVNYIGIDNNRDVIDDNKNRYRDFKNVKFICADASNLDEITNKVALEPIDLGILRNPDFTKHNNRQRTFCKIVDQIFPCLIKTNCPLLITFQTKDELDICSNETELHENFIQFKPKNFCDVGKLCSFSAQYQNETVITYPDRFSAILNLNKPNNDHALLNHHFRTLQL; encoded by the coding sequence GTGTTTAAAAATAATTTAAAAAAAAAGGATTTAAAAAATAATGAAGAATACCTATTACGTAGATATGCAGCGGATGGCGAGTTTAATGCGGTTCAAGAAATTTTAAATAAAAATAAAAATAAAAAAAATTCATGCTTTAATATCAATGCTCAAAGTTCCAATGGGAATACCGCGTTGCATTGGGCCTGTTTTAATGCGAAAGAAAACCATGGTGGCTATTCTGAAGCATATAATGAAACCATTCGCTTGTTAATCCAATCGGGCGCGAGTCACCTTATAAAAAATAAATGTGGAAAGATACCGCATGATTTTTTACAAGATTTGCATGTTAATGTGGATCGATCTACTTTGCCCCAAGAATTAAGAGAAAAAATTTCTTGCTATTTTACATTAGTAAACGAACTATTAAAGATAGAATGCACGAAAATTACCTCATCTGAGGAACTTGAGGGCGAATTGGCATCAGCAACTGCTTTTCATTTTATTATAAGCTCATTAAAACTATCCGAGTTTTTTCCGCCAGAAAACAATCATCAAAATACGTTTACCATTCTGAGTTTAGCGTGTGGTATCTCTACAGAAATAATACCACTGATCATGTACTTTCAATATCAAAATAAAAAAGTTAATTACATTGGTATAGACAATAACAGGGATGTAATTGATGATAACAAAAATCGATATAGGGACTTCAAAAATGTAAAATTTATCTGTGCAGATGCTTCTAATCTCGATGAAATAACTAATAAAGTAGCTCTTGAACCCATTGACTTGGGAATTTTGCGTAATCCTGATTTTACAAAGCACAACAATAGGCAGCGTACTTTTTGTAAAATAGTCGATCAAATATTTCCCTGTTTAATTAAAACTAATTGCCCCTTATTAATAACATTTCAAACAAAAGATGAATTAGATATTTGTAGTAACGAAACTGAGCTCCATGAAAATTTTATTCAATTTAAGCCTAAGAATTTTTGTGATGTGGGTAAGCTATGCTCTTTTTCTGCTCAGTATCAAAATGAGACAGTCATAACCTATCCGGATAGGTTTAGTGCGATTTTAAATTTAAATAAACCAAATAATGATCACGCGTTATTAAATCATCATTTTAGAACATTACAACTGTGA
- a CDS encoding type IV secretion protein IcmD, with amino-acid sequence MKNKKMVLLKRLSVQRCLSVVTVMLTTLGYAAVSKADGVMTLGDMALTITKSFEGLAKLITAGAYMAGIGFVMASMLKFKAHKDNPTQIPIGTPIALLFVGSALIFLPHIFIIAGYTIFGGTSGAAGISGTTGLPGP; translated from the coding sequence ATGAAAAATAAAAAAATGGTTTTGCTTAAAAGGTTAAGTGTCCAGCGCTGTCTATCCGTAGTAACGGTGATGTTGACTACCTTAGGTTATGCAGCAGTGAGTAAAGCCGATGGCGTGATGACATTAGGGGATATGGCCTTAACGATTACAAAATCATTTGAAGGTTTAGCCAAGCTGATTACCGCGGGTGCGTATATGGCTGGGATCGGTTTTGTTATGGCTTCGATGCTGAAGTTTAAAGCACATAAAGATAATCCTACGCAAATTCCAATAGGAACACCGATTGCTTTATTATTTGTCGGGTCCGCTTTAATTTTTTTACCCCATATCTTTATTATTGCCGGTTATACGATTTTTGGCGGGACCAGTGGTGCAGCTGGAATTTCGGGTACGACTGGGTTGCCGGGCCCCTAA